GAGACGCAACTCTCTTAGCTTCTAAGAGTGTAACGTTCATATGACGGCTATGCTCATCAGCAACTGCTTCTTGCAGCTTCAGCTCCTCGGTCAGAAGGTCCACAAACTGCTTCTCCATTTCCTGCTTGAGCTCCGGATCATCGCCTCCACAATCTGTTCACAACACAAGTTAGAGAATGAACGTACTACTTCAAAGGAGAATACAAGAGCTATAACTCTATATAAATCATCAGAAAACGTCATTCAGCAAGATAACGATTAGAGTAACACTGACAAAGTGACTAGCCTGTTCTGCAATGAAACTTTAAATTGAGATGATTAATGGCTACTAAATTATCAAAACTTCAGTTCTACAAATAACTCGTAAAAGCCTAAGACTCAGGAAACATCAGAAAGGTAAAGACTTTGGAATAACAGATAAGAAAACTCCTCAACCCATGTTTACAACTTGACAGAACATAACAACAACACTCGCAAAGTAGCTAGACAAAAACAAGCTCAGAATCAAGATCTAACCTGTAACAGTGAGATTCGCAAGCCctgcagaaaaagaaaaaataccaACTTGTTAATCTATACACAAGCTGAGATTCGTTCTTACACCTTAGACAAGAAAAGAATGAATTTAAAAGAGGGAGCTTGATTGAAAGATCCAATCTTTAAACTCAGATCCAATCAAAAACGAAATCATACCAGGAGCGATCTCGAGGAGAGAGACAGGAGGTGGGCAGTCACAGACGCAAGGAGGACAAACAGAGCTCTTACGAGTGGATGATCCAACGAAGCCTTTGTTGAATCTCCAATAAAGAGCTGGTCCACACACTACTAAAGCAGATACCACCGCGAAGATCACCAGACATCGCATGCAATCTCCAGACCGACGAGCCATAgcaagaaaaagagagaaagctCAATCGAAATGAATCAGAGTGGTGGAAGTGCAGCAACAATGGCGATTTAGTGTGTGAAAGTAGATTTAGAAACAGAGCTGATGAGTGTGAAACTAACTATAGAGAGGGAAACAGCTAAACGACAGCGTTTCAATGGGGTTGGGTTCAGATGTCGGTGGTGCGTTTCTCACGGTAACACTGTAACTGTTTCTCTTTGCGAATTTACGGTTTGACCCTTTTGAATTCTTTAATCTTTCTGAAAAGGCgctatactttttatttactaattATGATTATACCCTTTGAATTTTATAATCTTCTCAAAATGGACTATACTTTCATTAGTTCAAGAATTACCCCTTATTGTAGCTTTTGTTGGTAATCAGAATCCAAATTCGAAGTAACGCCTTTTTTATTATTGGATAATAGTTTTTACTCGTTACAGACACATGACAATCAGACAATGAATGGGTGTTCTGGTCCTTTTCACTTAGCTTGCTCTTCTTGTTCCAGATCACTGTAATACTCACTGATCCATTTCTCTATAATAGCAACTTCTTGCCTCCTCTGTTGTTTCAGCCACTCAGGGTCGTCTTTTGTAGCAGCTCTGAGATCCGTGTGGTGAGCTCGTGCTTTTAAATAAACAATGTTTAAATCTCTTGTTTCTAACAAATGTGTGTAATTCACTCTTAAATTTCACAAGTTTTTAACCTTTTCTGGTCACAAGCGCAATGATACTGCTCGATATGTTCTTCAGAACGCTGACAAAAGCCATTAACATCAACTCTTTGTttctaaagaaaataaagaatgacCAAGAATATGGATGAGGAACTCTCACCCTCCTCCGCTCCACGGATCCTGCAGTCCATTGGAGAATATAATGTTGCTACCAAATCTCTTCAACACCATCTCTATTCTCTGCCAAAAAGACTCCGAGCTTGAAGAGTTGAAGTATGTTATctggaaaagaaaatagaagagACGATACTAACCTGCCCGCCAAACTCAGTGGTGATCCAGTTTGGTCTAGGCTTGACACCTTATTCCCTCAGACAATATTCTTGGTTTGCTTTCTCATCATCACTTTCAAATGGTCGAAACATGGTCTGGTTCGAGCAGCTCATTGGCATCACCATCTCTGTGCATGCCTTTTTTTTATTCGCATTGATCCATTGCTGTTTCAACAAAAGCTGTCTCTAGCCAACCAGAGGCTGAAGAGAGAGAGTGCAAGGTCCTGTGATTCATCAAAACGTTCTCATAGATTGTGTAAAGACTAAACAATGAATCAACAGTGAGGGGaaacagatttttttatttacttgcaAGTTCTGAACATTTTGCTGAGTTCTTGTAAGCCATCTTTTACGGTGGAGAAAACTTCCATTTCTCCCCAGCTTCTCTTGATTACTTCAAAGCAGTTAACTCTCACCTCCTGCTCAAAATGAGAAGTTCATAATGTGAGTTATGCTTACAAAACTAACAACCATGTTTGATATATACATACTTTGAAATCCTGAGAAACGGTGTCGTAGAAGCTTGAAGATGGAACAATATTATCGAAGTTCAGAATCGGAGCAGAGGATGCTAATGCGCCAATTGCTATATGTGGATACTTTAGCCTGAACCACGCCGCAAGCACTGTCTCAGAGTACAACAGAAGATCGTTTTAAGAGCAAAATGTAGCAATAAGAAACTAATATTGACTTTTTTTTAAAGCTTACTTCCACCATAAGAGCCACCGAAGACTATGACAGGAGATGCTTCAGAGGTTAGATTCTGCTTCAAGCTTCTTATCAAGATAGCGTAATCAGCCAACGCTTGCTGTGAGTTCAAGAATCCCAATGTATTGGCCAGCTTGTGCGGCTTTGACTCTCCATAGAACCTATGCTGCAAGGATTTAGAAAAAGACATAAGCATTAGTGTTTTAAGTTAGAGATTCTTCAAAC
The Brassica napus cultivar Da-Ae chromosome A1, Da-Ae, whole genome shotgun sequence DNA segment above includes these coding regions:
- the BNAA01G06130D gene encoding uncharacterized protein BNAA01G06130D; translated protein: MARRSGDCMRCLVIFAVVSALVVCGPALYWRFNKGFVGSSTRKSSVCPPCVCDCPPPVSLLEIAPGLANLTVTDCGGDDPELKQEMEKQFVDLLTEELKLQEAVADEHSRHMNVTLLEAKRVASQYQKEAEKCNAATEICESARERAEALLIKERKITALWEKRARQSGWEGE